From the genome of Burkholderia pyrrocinia:
GCGCCCCTGCAAAATTATCGAACTTCGTGTATTGACCCAGGAACGTGAGTCGAACGGGGCCGATCGGACCGTTACGCTGCTTGCCGATGATGATTTCGGCCGTGCCCTTGTCCGGGCTGTCAGGGTTGTAGACTTCGTCGCGGTAGATGAACAGGATCACGTCCGCATCCTGTTCGATTGCGCCCGATTCACGCAAATCGGACATCACCGGGCGCTTGTTCGGACGCTGTTCGAGGCCGCGGTTCAGCTGCGACAGCGCGATCACCGGCACGTCCAGTTCCTTCGCGAGGCTCTTCAGCGATCGCGAGATTTCCGAGATTTCGGTCGCGCGGTTCTCGCCCTGCGACGAACCCGACATCAGCTGCAGGTAGTCGACGATGATCAGGCCGAGCTTGCCGCATTGACGCGCAAGACGCCGCGCGCGCGAGCGCAATTCCATCGGGTTCAGGCCGCCCGTCTCGTCGATGAAGAGCTGCGCCTCGCTCATCTTCTGCACAGCGTGCGTCAGCTTCGGCCAATCCTCGTCCGTCAGGCGGCCCGTACGCATCCGGTGCTGGTCGAGCCGGCCGATCGAACCAAGCATACGCATCACGAGCTGGGTGCCCGGCATTTCCATCGAGAACACCGCGACCGGCAGCCCGTACTCGACCGCGACGTATTCGCCGATGTTCATCGAAAATGCGGTCTTACCCATCGACGGTCTTCCGGCCACGATGATCAGTTCGCCGCCGTGCATCCCGGACGTCATCCGATCGAGGTCGACGAAGCCCGTCGGCGTGCCCGTGACGTCGCTCGGGTTCGCGGTGTGGTACAGCGTGTCGATGCGCTCGACGACCTGCGTGAGCAGCGGGCCGATCTCGAGGAAGCCCTGGTTGCCGCGCGCGCCCTCTTCGGCGATCGAGAACACCTTCGACTCGGCTTCGTCGAGCAGCTGGCGGACTTCCTTGCCCTGCGGATTGAACGCGTCGGCCGAGATTTCGTCGGCGACCGACACGAGCCGGCGCAGCACCGCACGATCGCGCACGATTTCCGCATAACGACGGATGTTCGCCGCGCTCGGCGTGTTCTGCGCGAGTGCATTCAGGTACGCGAGCCCGCCGACGTCGTCGGCCTTGCCGGACGTGGTCATCGCTTCGTACACGGTCACGACGTCGGCCGGGCGCGTCGACGCGATCAGCCGGCCGATGTGCTCGTAGATGATCCGGTGGTCGTAGCGGTAGAAATCGCCCTGCGACAGGAAGTCGGCGATCCGGTCCCATGCCGCGTTGTCGAGCAACAGGCCGCCGAGCACCGACTGTTCGGCTTCGACCGAATGCGGCGGGACTTTCAGCGATTCGATTTGGGGATCTTGCGGCGCGTTCATGGGTTGGGATTATCGCGAATTACACAGGTCGGCGCCATACCGGCCGCCAGTGATGCGGCAATAAAAAAGGCAGGCCCCGGTTGCCCGGGCGCCTGCCCTTGTCCGGACAGCGGAGGCCGCCCGGAAAGCTTGCGTACGCTTACGCGTGGTCGCCGATCACGTTGACCGTGACGTCGACGACGACGTCCGTGTGCAGCGCGACCTGGACGTTGTGCTCGCCGATCATCTTCAGCGGGCCTTCCGGCATGCGAACTTGCAGCTTCTCGACTTCGAAACCTGCCTTCTTCAGCAGTTCCGCGACGTCGCCGTTCGTGACCGAGCCGAACAGACGGCCGTCAACGCCCGACTTCTGCGTGATTTCGAACGACTGGCCGTTCAGCTTCTCGCCGACTGCCTGCGATGCTGCCAGCTTTTCAGCGGCGATCTTTTCGAGTTCCGCGCGGCGGACTTCGAATTCAGCAATCGCTTCCTTCGTTGCACGACGAGCCTTGCGGTTCGGGATCAGGAAGTTGCGAGCGTAACCGTCCTTGACCTTGACGATGTCGCCGAGGTTGCCCAGGTTGGCGACTTTTTCCAACAGAATGATTTGCATTCGAATTCTCCTTATTGCGTCGCCTGATTACGCCTTGTGCTGATCGGTGTACGGCATCAGCGCGAGGAAACGCGCGCGCTTGATTGCCGTGTCCAGCTGACGCTGATAGTGCGCCTTCGTACCCGTCAGACGAGCCGGCGTGATCTTGCCGTTTTCGCCGATGAAGTCCTTCAGCGTTTCCGTGTCCTTGTAGTCGATCTGCTCGACGCCGGCAGCCGTGAAACGGCAGAACTTCTTGCGCTTGAAGAGCGGGTTTTGTTGCTGACGACGCTTGTCGAATTTCTTACCAGTCGGGCGGGGCATGATTTCAGTCCTTTCCAATGTCCTGCAATGCTGTGATGTGAAACACCAAGGTTCTCGCGTTGCGGCTTTTCTTTGCCAGGAAGCCCGTGAACAGCGTTTCGACGCCCATTTCACGGCTTTCCAGCCTGCCGCTCGCCTCACCGGCCGCCACCGCCTCGATCGTCATTTCGACCTGACGGGGAATGCCTGCTTCGACGACTTCCGTGCGGTGGTGCAACGTGGCGCTTGCGATCGGAACACCTGCCGGCGTATATCGCACCGGTGCGCGTTCGACGACGCTCGCCGTCAATTGCAACCTGTTCACGTGAGTGGCGCGCTCCTTGATGGCTTAATGAATGACGAACTTAAGCCTGCGCTTCGGTCGGCTGAGCTGCAGCCGCCTTCTTGGCTTCTTCGCGCTGAACTTCCTTCATCATCGGCGACGGGCCGGTTTCGGCCTTCTTCATCTTGACGATGAGGTGGCGCAGCACGGCGTCGTTGAACTTGAACGCGTGTTCGAGTTCGTCGAGCGTCGTCTGGTCGCACTCGATGTTCATGCAGACGTAGTGAGCCTTCGCGAGTTTCTCGATCATGTAGGCCAGTTGGCGACGGCCCCAGTCTTCGACACGGTGGATCTGACCGCCGTGCGACGTGATCGTGGACTTGTAACGCTCGATCATCGCGGGCACTTGCTCGCTCTGATCGGGGTGCACGATGAATACGATTTCGTAATGACGCATTACACACTCCTTGTGGATTAAAGCCACCCGGGCGTCTGAACCGGTGTGGCAAGTGAGAAGCCAAAGATTCTAACCCGCATACGGGGCGCATGCAAGGCCAATCGACGATTCGCGGCCGGATTCAGCCGTGTTTTCAACGACTTGAAGGTCCGGGTATGCATATTCGGCCGCACTTCGGCTTTTTTGCTGTCGGGGCCGGAACACAAGCGCACCGGGCCCCCGGCCCGGCGCGCCGTCACTCGCTGCGCGTGCCGGCGAGCCGCGCGTCGAGCGCCGTCCTGAACGCCGCGAGCGCCGACGGCTCGGCATCGGTCACGGCCCACCACGTCATCCCGGCCGCGTCCCAGCGGTCGAGCGAATAGCCCTGCGACACGGTCGCATACGGGGCCGCCGGCCCTTCGCCTGCCGGCCGCACGTAGACGTCGATCACGTGCTGCCGGTAACGGTAGACGAGCACCGCGACGCGGCGCCGCCCGACATAGTCGAGCCGGCCGCCGACCAGCGCGAAGCCGCTCGCCGCGAGATCCTCGACCGGCGGCGCATAGTCGAGCCGGCCGTTGAACCACGGCTTGACCGTGTGCCGGTCGGTCGAGATCACGTCGATGTCGCGCGCCGACAGGTCGGCCCGCACGTGGCTCGAGACAAGTTCGTCGACCGTGCGGTCGGTGTCGGCGTGGCGCGCGGACAGCGCCATCCCGGCCGCCGCGGCAAGCGCCACCAGCAGCGCGACGCCCCAGCCGAGCCCGGGCAGCGCGGCGACGCGCGGCCCCGGGCTGGCCGGCGCCGGGCGTGCCGATACGCCGCCGCCCAGCCAGGAGAACCAGCGACGGCCGCGCGGCCGCGGCTGCGATCGCGGCTCGGGCTCGGGTTCCGCCCGGGCTTGCCCTCGGGCCCGCCCGCCCCCCGCTGCCGGCAGGCTCGCGAGGATGCTCGCCCGCAGCGCATCCGGCGCCCGGTGATAGTCGGCCTGCCGCACGGCCTGCACCAGCGTGACGATCCGCGCACGATCGCGGCGGCACGCTTCGCACCCTTCGACATGCTGCTGGACCCGCAACGCATCGGGCGCCGACAGCTCGCGGTCGACGTCCGCGTCCAGCAACGCTCGCGCTTCGTTACAGTCCATCGATAGCCTCCGATGCGGTTCCGCCCGCCGGCGTACGGCCCGGCCGGCCTTTGGCCGCCGGCGCGGGCTCGCCGCCCAGCAGCACGGCGAGCCTGCGACGGCCGCGTGCAAGCCGCGACATCACCGTGCCGACCGGCACGTCCGCGATCGCCGCGATCTCGCGGTAGCTCAGGTCCTCCATCTCGCGCAGCACGAGCACCTCGCGGTACTCGGGCGGCAGCTTTGCGAGCGCCGCATTCACGAGCCGCACGTTCTCGCCGCGCAACAGCTGCGCGAGCGGATCCTCGGTCGCCGGCTGCCAGTCGTCGGGAACGTCGGCGTCGTCGAGCGTGTCGGGCAGCGCGACCTCGTGCTCGTGCGTACGGCGCCGCCACTCGGTGTACCAGGTGTGGCGCACGATCGTCAGCAGCCACGGCCGCGCGTTGTCGCCGCGGCACGAATCGACGAAGCGCAGCGCGCGCATGCACGCGTCCTGGACGACGTCGTCCGCATCGCTGGCGCTGCCGCTCAGCCAGCGCGCGAGGTTGTACGCGGCGTCGAGATGCGGCAGCACGAGCGTACGAAACCGCTCGCCGCGCGCTATCGCGTCGTCCGCTGCCCGCTCATCGACCGCCTGTCCGGCTTGCCCCACGTGGCCTCCCTGGTCCCGGCGGCCGAAACCGCGCCCGTTCCGCGCACCGTGCCCGGACAGACCGGCAACGTGCTCGCTTGATGACCTTACCGTCGTTGCGTCGAGTTTATTCCCGCGCAACGCACATGAAGCGTAAAAAAACGCCGGACGGCCCTGCGGCCGGGCCGCCCGTCGCCGTTACGGCGTGGTGCTCCAGTAGCCGGGGCGCGCGTACGCGGCGCGCAGGTAGTCGATGAAATAACGCACACGCGCCGGCACGTAGCGCTGTTGCGGGTAGACCGCGAGGATGTCGTAGTCGGGCAGCGCGTACTCGTCGAGCACGGTCTCGAGCTCGCCCGTTTCGAGCTGCGCGGCGATTTCCCACGTCGAGCGCCAGCCGAGCCCGAGGCCTTCGGCCACCCATCGGTGCAGCAACTCGCCGTCGTTGCAGTCGAGATTGCCCGCGACGCGCATCGTCGCGATCTTGCCATGGCGCTGGAAATACCAGCCGCGGTTCTGCCCGCCCTGCAGGTTGAACGCCAGGCAGTTGTGCTTCAGCAGGTCGTCGAGCGACTTCGGCCGGCCGTGCCGGCGGAAATAGTCGGGCGTGCCGCACACGACGCGCCGGTTCGACGCGAGCTTCACCGCGACGAAGTTCGGATCGACGGCGCCGCCGATCCGGATCGACAGGTCGTAGCCTTCGCGCACGAGATCGACGACTCGGTCGGTCAGGTTGAACGACAGCTGCATCTCGGGCTTGTCGGCCAGAAAGCCGGGCGCGTGCGGCGCGACGTGCTTGCGCCCGAACGCGGCCGGCGCGGACACGATCAGGTGCCCGCTGACCGCACGCCGCCCGGCGGCCAGCTCGTTCTCGGCCTGGTCCCATTCGGACAGCAGCCCGCGGCAGCGTTCGAGGAACGCGGCGCCCTCCTCGCTGACCACCAGCCGCCGCGTCGAGCGGTACATCAGCTTCACGCCGAGGCGCTTCTCGAGCGCGTCGATGCGCCGCCCCAGCACCACCGGCGACACGCCCTCCTCGAGCGCCGCCGCCGCGAGGCTGCCGGCATCGGCAACCCGCACGAACGTCTCGATCTGCTTGAAGCGATCCATCTCCCGTCTCCGTCTCTGTTCCGGCATCGGCGGGAAGCCCCGTCCGGCCGTCATTCCATACTTTTAGTTTCGAAATAAGCGACTCCGGCTGATCTTATCAAACCTTTCCTGCATCCCTAAAGTGTTCCCAACAGACCCATTCGCACGATCCGCCACATTCAAGGAGACATTCATGGCCAAGATGAGAGCCGTCGACGCAGCAGTGCTCGTGCTCGAGAAGGAAGGCATCCAGACCGCGTTCGGCGTGCCGGGTGCAGCCATCAACCCGTTCTACTCCGCCATGCGCAAGTCGGGTGGCATCAGCCACGTGCTGGCTCGCCACGTCGAGGGCGCGTCGCACATGGCCGAAGGCTTCACGCGTGCCGCCCCGGGCAACATCGGCGTGTGCATCGGCACGTCGGGCCCCGCCGGCACCGACATGATCACCGGTCTCTACTCCGCATCGGCCGACTCGATTCCGATCCTCGCGATCACGGGCCAGGCACCGCGTGCGCGCCTGTACAAGGAAGACTTCCAGGCCGTCGACATCGAGTCGATCGCGAAGCCGGTCACCAAGTGGGCCGTCACGGTGCGCGAGCCGGCGCTCGTGCCGCGCGTGTTCCAGCAGGCATTCCACCTGATGCGCTCGGGCCGTCCGGGCCCGGTGCTGGTCGACCTGCCGATCGACGTGCAGCTCGCCGAAATCGAGTTCGACATCGACACGTATGAACCGCTGCCGATCTACAAGCCCGCGGCCACCCGCGCGCAGATCGAGAAGGCGCTCGCGATGCTCAACGACGCGGACAAGCCGCTGATCGTGTCGGGCGGCGGCGTGCTCAACGCAGCGGCCGAAGACCTGCTCGTCCAGTTCGCCGAAACGATCGGCGTGCCGGTGATCCCGACGCTGATGTCGTGGGGCGCGATTCCGGACGACCACCCGCTGATGGCCGGCATGGTCGGCCTGCAGACGTCGCACCGCTACGGCAACGCGACGATGCTCGCGTCCGACTTCGTGCTCGGCATCGGCAACCGCTGGGCGAACCGCCACACGGGCAGCGTCGAGGTCTACACGAAGGGCCGCAAGTTCGTGCACGTCGACATCGAGCCGACGCAGATCGGCCGCGTGTTCGGTCCGGATCTCGGCATCGTGTCGGACGCCAAGGCCGCGCTGGAACTGTTCGTCGCGGTCGCGCAGGAATGGAAGGCCGCCGGCAAGCTGAAGGACCGCAGCGCATGGGTCGCGGAATGCCAGGAGCGCAAGCGCACGCTGCAGCGCAAGACGCACTTCGACAACGTGCCGGTCAAGCCGCAGCGCGTGTACGAAGAGATGAACAAAGTGTTCGGCCGCGATACGTGCTACGTCAGCACGATCGGCCTGTCGCAGATCGCCGCCGCGCAGTTCCTGCACGTGTTCAAGGCACGCAACTGGATCAACTGCGGCCAGGCCGGCCCGCTCGGCTGGACGATCCCCGCCGCACTCGGCGTGCGTGCGGCCGATCCGAGCCGCCCGATCGTCGCGCTGTCCGGCGACTACGACTTCCAGTTCATGATCGAGGAACTGGCGGCCGGCGCGCAATTCAAGCTGCCGTACGTGCACGTCGTCGTGAACAACTCGTACCTCGGGCTGATCCGCCAGGCGCAGCGTGCGTTCGACATCGACTACTGCGTGCAGCTCGCGTTCGACAACGTGAACGCTCCGGAACTGAACGGCTATGGCGTCGACCACGTGGCCGTTGCCGAAGGCCTCGGCTGCAAGGCGCTGCGCGTGTTCAAGCCGGAAGAGATCGAGCCGGCGCTGCGCCAGGCGCAGACGCTCGCGGAAGAGTTCAGCGTGCCGGTGGTGGTCGAAGTGATCCTCGAGCGTGTGACGAACATCTCGATGGGCACCGAAATCGACGCGATCAACGAATTCGAGGATCTCGCCGAAAAGGCCGAGCACGCGCCGACCGCCATCTCGATGCTCGACTGATCCGCAGGACATTTTTGACTGACCGACCGAAGAGGCTTAGCTCATGCCGAAGTTTGCTGCAAACCTGACCATGCTGTTCAACGAAGTGCCGTTCCTCGACCGCTTCA
Proteins encoded in this window:
- a CDS encoding replicative DNA helicase, whose translation is MNAPQDPQIESLKVPPHSVEAEQSVLGGLLLDNAAWDRIADFLSQGDFYRYDHRIIYEHIGRLIASTRPADVVTVYEAMTTSGKADDVGGLAYLNALAQNTPSAANIRRYAEIVRDRAVLRRLVSVADEISADAFNPQGKEVRQLLDEAESKVFSIAEEGARGNQGFLEIGPLLTQVVERIDTLYHTANPSDVTGTPTGFVDLDRMTSGMHGGELIIVAGRPSMGKTAFSMNIGEYVAVEYGLPVAVFSMEMPGTQLVMRMLGSIGRLDQHRMRTGRLTDEDWPKLTHAVQKMSEAQLFIDETGGLNPMELRSRARRLARQCGKLGLIIVDYLQLMSGSSQGENRATEISEISRSLKSLAKELDVPVIALSQLNRGLEQRPNKRPVMSDLRESGAIEQDADVILFIYRDEVYNPDSPDKGTAEIIIGKQRNGPIGPVRLTFLGQYTKFDNFAGAQTFYGE
- the rplI gene encoding 50S ribosomal protein L9 yields the protein MQIILLEKVANLGNLGDIVKVKDGYARNFLIPNRKARRATKEAIAEFEVRRAELEKIAAEKLAASQAVGEKLNGQSFEITQKSGVDGRLFGSVTNGDVAELLKKAGFEVEKLQVRMPEGPLKMIGEHNVQVALHTDVVVDVTVNVIGDHA
- the rpsR gene encoding 30S ribosomal protein S18, which gives rise to MPRPTGKKFDKRRQQQNPLFKRKKFCRFTAAGVEQIDYKDTETLKDFIGENGKITPARLTGTKAHYQRQLDTAIKRARFLALMPYTDQHKA
- the priB gene encoding primosomal replication protein N, producing the protein MNRLQLTASVVERAPVRYTPAGVPIASATLHHRTEVVEAGIPRQVEMTIEAVAAGEASGRLESREMGVETLFTGFLAKKSRNARTLVFHITALQDIGKD
- the rpsF gene encoding 30S ribosomal protein S6; this translates as MRHYEIVFIVHPDQSEQVPAMIERYKSTITSHGGQIHRVEDWGRRQLAYMIEKLAKAHYVCMNIECDQTTLDELEHAFKFNDAVLRHLIVKMKKAETGPSPMMKEVQREEAKKAAAAQPTEAQA
- a CDS encoding anti-sigma factor family protein, which gives rise to MDCNEARALLDADVDRELSAPDALRVQQHVEGCEACRRDRARIVTLVQAVRQADYHRAPDALRASILASLPAAGGGRARGQARAEPEPEPRSQPRPRGRRWFSWLGGGVSARPAPASPGPRVAALPGLGWGVALLVALAAAAGMALSARHADTDRTVDELVSSHVRADLSARDIDVISTDRHTVKPWFNGRLDYAPPVEDLAASGFALVGGRLDYVGRRRVAVLVYRYRQHVIDVYVRPAGEGPAAPYATVSQGYSLDRWDAAGMTWWAVTDAEPSALAAFRTALDARLAGTRSE
- a CDS encoding RNA polymerase sigma factor — its product is MGQAGQAVDERAADDAIARGERFRTLVLPHLDAAYNLARWLSGSASDADDVVQDACMRALRFVDSCRGDNARPWLLTIVRHTWYTEWRRRTHEHEVALPDTLDDADVPDDWQPATEDPLAQLLRGENVRLVNAALAKLPPEYREVLVLREMEDLSYREIAAIADVPVGTVMSRLARGRRRLAVLLGGEPAPAAKGRPGRTPAGGTASEAIDGL
- a CDS encoding LysR family transcriptional regulator, which encodes MDRFKQIETFVRVADAGSLAAAALEEGVSPVVLGRRIDALEKRLGVKLMYRSTRRLVVSEEGAAFLERCRGLLSEWDQAENELAAGRRAVSGHLIVSAPAAFGRKHVAPHAPGFLADKPEMQLSFNLTDRVVDLVREGYDLSIRIGGAVDPNFVAVKLASNRRVVCGTPDYFRRHGRPKSLDDLLKHNCLAFNLQGGQNRGWYFQRHGKIATMRVAGNLDCNDGELLHRWVAEGLGLGWRSTWEIAAQLETGELETVLDEYALPDYDILAVYPQQRYVPARVRYFIDYLRAAYARPGYWSTTP
- the gcl gene encoding glyoxylate carboligase — translated: MAKMRAVDAAVLVLEKEGIQTAFGVPGAAINPFYSAMRKSGGISHVLARHVEGASHMAEGFTRAAPGNIGVCIGTSGPAGTDMITGLYSASADSIPILAITGQAPRARLYKEDFQAVDIESIAKPVTKWAVTVREPALVPRVFQQAFHLMRSGRPGPVLVDLPIDVQLAEIEFDIDTYEPLPIYKPAATRAQIEKALAMLNDADKPLIVSGGGVLNAAAEDLLVQFAETIGVPVIPTLMSWGAIPDDHPLMAGMVGLQTSHRYGNATMLASDFVLGIGNRWANRHTGSVEVYTKGRKFVHVDIEPTQIGRVFGPDLGIVSDAKAALELFVAVAQEWKAAGKLKDRSAWVAECQERKRTLQRKTHFDNVPVKPQRVYEEMNKVFGRDTCYVSTIGLSQIAAAQFLHVFKARNWINCGQAGPLGWTIPAALGVRAADPSRPIVALSGDYDFQFMIEELAAGAQFKLPYVHVVVNNSYLGLIRQAQRAFDIDYCVQLAFDNVNAPELNGYGVDHVAVAEGLGCKALRVFKPEEIEPALRQAQTLAEEFSVPVVVEVILERVTNISMGTEIDAINEFEDLAEKAEHAPTAISMLD